A single region of the Papilio machaon chromosome 13, ilPapMach1.1, whole genome shotgun sequence genome encodes:
- the LOC123721596 gene encoding uncharacterized protein LOC123721596 isoform X2, with translation MSVRRVHCALALLVLAVAAHAVIDDALDVIRLGKEIGEEVLNSWDVIGRPFNVSGGVELPLIRRREREVLARLAQVTRTIERLELRIEKLGSVAMFLAKAGGRGARLELRLHELADLLSRVAAANRQMREYVRLQQELERATLEDFAEWCVSHDSGALPGLLERVHSLISPPHKHLLGRGILQLALDDLQEDHPDLCDLQLSPHQLIYDMYNTISLTEIKGYAMMQFSWMLLRIYGKGNFTQEASLTRQRYGERSARTATAAKAALAMARRDVYRCDPPVHKEGETYAEVTRLLQGYIENEVDLNTEGTCRDNCAYYTLAERHGCFKDQFCSKQQTCNGRIINCQYIDSDMNVCQASGGNNKRRYEWIEYENGRRFGQPYSCSRLPDKVDSWWKWNLFHCSYCFCLCEDDINKAERFFSLQEAYADDTKNMVVTGVRLVKHGRVFHLQISEGTLGERGAVRAGSWVPIQKFDPNDQSVREGIDYHTLTYERRAIDLDELDSPVGHVLTGVRFRMIGAHLHFEIRSTPFNYTTGRLFPEKSVWISNDNTEGAEKPRSQLTLHRPDIPTRSPMPLSVDSKHDQFIEFTNTDFEADAAQSTVPFIDIQPVQPLKGGGLSSGAGLIHRGAPGSGGFIAVKLFTYDYSRHVKSEVPPSAYEEITSEFTPIIN, from the exons ATGTCCGTTCGCCGCGTGCACTGCGCGCTGGCGCTCCTTGTTCTCGCCGTCGCCGCACACGCTGTCATCGACGACGCGCTCGACGTTATTCGCCTCGGCAAGGAGATCGGCGAGGAAGTGCTCAACTCCTGGGACGTAATAGGAAGGCCGTTCAATGTGTCCGGTGGTGTGGAGCTGCCGCTCATCAGGCGACGGGAACGGGAGGTGCTGGCGAGGCTGGCGCAGGTGACGCGGACAATAGAGAGGCTTGAGCTCAGGATAGAGAAGCTGGGCTCAGTGGCGATGTTCCTAGCGAAGGCCGGCGGGCGGGGCGCGCGGCTGGAGCTGCGGCTGCACGAGCTGGCGGACCTGTTGAGCCGCGTGGCGGCGGCCAACCGGCAGATGCGCGAGTACGTGCGGCTACAGCAGGAGCTGGAGCGCGCCACGCTGGAGGATTTCGCAGAGTGGTGCGTGTCGCACGACTCGGGCGCGCTGCCGGGCCTTCTCGAGCGCGTACACTCCCTCATCTCGCCGCCGCACAAACATTTATTAGGCAGAGGCATTCTGCAGCTTGCCTTGGACGATTTACAG GAGGACCATCCAGATCTATGCGATCTCCAGTTGTCACCGCACCAGCTGATATACGACATGTACAATACGATATCACTCACAGAGATCAAAGGATACGCCATGATGCAGTTCTCTTGGATGCTACTGAGGATCTACGGAAAAG GCAACTTCACACAAGAAGCGAGCCTAACTAGACAGAGGTACGGCGAGCGGTCAGCTCGTACCGCGACCGCCGCGAAAGCAGCCCTGGCCATGGCAAGACGAGACGTGTATCGCTGCGACCCGCCCGTCCATAAAGAAG GTGAAACATACGCCGAGGTGACTCGCCTACTTCAAGGTTACATAGAGAACGAGGTGGATTTGAACACGGAGGGCACATGCCGCGACAACTGCGCGTATTACACGCTGGCTGAGCGACACGGTTGCTTCAAGGATCAGTTCTGTTCCAAACAGCAGACGTGTAACGGAAGGATCATCAACTGTCAATACATCGACTCCGACATGAACGTCTGTCAGGCTAGc GGAGGAAATAACAAACGTCGATATGAGTGGATAGAATATGAGAACGGCAGGAGATTTGGCCAGCCGTATAGCTGCTCGCGTCTGCCTGATAAG GTCGACTCGTGGTGGAAATGGAATCTCTTCCACTGCTCTTACTGCTTTTGCCTTTGCGAGGACGATATCAACAAAGCGGAACGCTTCTTTAGCTTGCAAGAAGCATACGCTGATGACACGAAGAATAT GGTTGTGACGGGGGTACGTCTGGTGAAGCACGGGCGTGTGTTCCACCTTCAGATAAGCGAGGGTACGCTGGGCGAGCGCGGCGCGGTGAGGGCCGGCAGCTGGGTACCGATACAGAAGTTCGATCCTAACGACCAGAGCGTCAGAGAAGGTATAGATTACCACACGCTCACGTACGAGAGAAGAGCTATCGATCTGGATGAATTAGACTCGCCTGTGGGACACGTTCTTACCGGTGTCAG gttcCGTATGATCGGTGCGCATTTGCACTTCGAGATACGATCGACGCCGTTCAACTACACCACCGGTCGCCTCTTCCCCGAGAAGAGTGTGTGGATAAGTAATGACAATACTGAAGGAGCGGAGAAGCCGAG ATCGCAGTTAACACTACATCGACCTGACATACCGACGCGAAGTCCTATGCCTTTGTCAGTGGACTCTAAACATGACCAGTTCATCGAGTTCACCAACACAGACTTCGAGGCGGACGCCGCGCAGAGCACAGTGCCCTTCATTGATATACAACCCGTACAACCATTGAAAG GTGGTGGTTTATCTAGTGGCGCGGGTCTGATACACCGCGGTGCGCCTGGCTCTGGAGGTTTCATTGCAGTCAAACTGTTTACGTACGACTATTCAAGACATGTAAAATCCGAGGTCCCGCCCAGCGCTTACGAAGAAATCACCTCAGAGTTTACGCCTATCATcaattag
- the LOC123721596 gene encoding uncharacterized protein LOC123721596 isoform X1 — MSVRRVHCALALLVLAVAAHAVIDDALDVIRLGKEIGEEVLNSWDVIGRPFNVSGGVELPLIRRREREVLARLAQVTRTIERLELRIEKLGSVAMFLAKAGGRGARLELRLHELADLLSRVAAANRQMREYVRLQQELERATLEDFAEWCVSHDSGALPGLLERVHSLISPPHKHLLGRGILQLALDDLQEDHPDLCDLQLSPHQLIYDMYNTISLTEIKGYAMMQFSWMLLRIYGKGNFTQEASLTRQRYGERSARTATAAKAALAMARRDVYRCDPPVHKEGETYAEVTRLLQGYIENEVDLNTEGTCRDNCAYYTLAERHGCFKDQFCSKQQTCNGRIINCQYIDSDMNVCQASGGNNKRRYEWIEYENGRRFGQPYSCSRLPDKVDSWWRWLFWHCSYCMCLCDEADSKSDRYFSLWDSTSDVKNNKVVTGVRLVKHGRVFHLQISEGTLGERGAVRAGSWVPIQKFDPNDQSVREGIDYHTLTYERRAIDLDELDSPVGHVLTGVRFRMIGAHLHFEIRSTPFNYTTGRLFPEKSVWISNDNTEGAEKPRSQLTLHRPDIPTRSPMPLSVDSKHDQFIEFTNTDFEADAAQSTVPFIDIQPVQPLKGGGLSSGAGLIHRGAPGSGGFIAVKLFTYDYSRHVKSEVPPSAYEEITSEFTPIIN; from the exons ATGTCCGTTCGCCGCGTGCACTGCGCGCTGGCGCTCCTTGTTCTCGCCGTCGCCGCACACGCTGTCATCGACGACGCGCTCGACGTTATTCGCCTCGGCAAGGAGATCGGCGAGGAAGTGCTCAACTCCTGGGACGTAATAGGAAGGCCGTTCAATGTGTCCGGTGGTGTGGAGCTGCCGCTCATCAGGCGACGGGAACGGGAGGTGCTGGCGAGGCTGGCGCAGGTGACGCGGACAATAGAGAGGCTTGAGCTCAGGATAGAGAAGCTGGGCTCAGTGGCGATGTTCCTAGCGAAGGCCGGCGGGCGGGGCGCGCGGCTGGAGCTGCGGCTGCACGAGCTGGCGGACCTGTTGAGCCGCGTGGCGGCGGCCAACCGGCAGATGCGCGAGTACGTGCGGCTACAGCAGGAGCTGGAGCGCGCCACGCTGGAGGATTTCGCAGAGTGGTGCGTGTCGCACGACTCGGGCGCGCTGCCGGGCCTTCTCGAGCGCGTACACTCCCTCATCTCGCCGCCGCACAAACATTTATTAGGCAGAGGCATTCTGCAGCTTGCCTTGGACGATTTACAG GAGGACCATCCAGATCTATGCGATCTCCAGTTGTCACCGCACCAGCTGATATACGACATGTACAATACGATATCACTCACAGAGATCAAAGGATACGCCATGATGCAGTTCTCTTGGATGCTACTGAGGATCTACGGAAAAG GCAACTTCACACAAGAAGCGAGCCTAACTAGACAGAGGTACGGCGAGCGGTCAGCTCGTACCGCGACCGCCGCGAAAGCAGCCCTGGCCATGGCAAGACGAGACGTGTATCGCTGCGACCCGCCCGTCCATAAAGAAG GTGAAACATACGCCGAGGTGACTCGCCTACTTCAAGGTTACATAGAGAACGAGGTGGATTTGAACACGGAGGGCACATGCCGCGACAACTGCGCGTATTACACGCTGGCTGAGCGACACGGTTGCTTCAAGGATCAGTTCTGTTCCAAACAGCAGACGTGTAACGGAAGGATCATCAACTGTCAATACATCGACTCCGACATGAACGTCTGTCAGGCTAGc GGAGGAAATAACAAACGTCGATATGAGTGGATAGAATATGAGAACGGCAGGAGATTTGGCCAGCCGTATAGCTGCTCGCGTCTGCCTGATAAG GTAGACTCATGGTGGCGCTGGCTGTTCTGGCACTGCTCTTACTGCATGTGCCTCTGCGACGAGGCCGACTCCAAATCCGACCGATACTTCAGCTTGTGGGACTCCACTTCCGACGTTAAGAACAACAA GGTTGTGACGGGGGTACGTCTGGTGAAGCACGGGCGTGTGTTCCACCTTCAGATAAGCGAGGGTACGCTGGGCGAGCGCGGCGCGGTGAGGGCCGGCAGCTGGGTACCGATACAGAAGTTCGATCCTAACGACCAGAGCGTCAGAGAAGGTATAGATTACCACACGCTCACGTACGAGAGAAGAGCTATCGATCTGGATGAATTAGACTCGCCTGTGGGACACGTTCTTACCGGTGTCAG gttcCGTATGATCGGTGCGCATTTGCACTTCGAGATACGATCGACGCCGTTCAACTACACCACCGGTCGCCTCTTCCCCGAGAAGAGTGTGTGGATAAGTAATGACAATACTGAAGGAGCGGAGAAGCCGAG ATCGCAGTTAACACTACATCGACCTGACATACCGACGCGAAGTCCTATGCCTTTGTCAGTGGACTCTAAACATGACCAGTTCATCGAGTTCACCAACACAGACTTCGAGGCGGACGCCGCGCAGAGCACAGTGCCCTTCATTGATATACAACCCGTACAACCATTGAAAG GTGGTGGTTTATCTAGTGGCGCGGGTCTGATACACCGCGGTGCGCCTGGCTCTGGAGGTTTCATTGCAGTCAAACTGTTTACGTACGACTATTCAAGACATGTAAAATCCGAGGTCCCGCCCAGCGCTTACGAAGAAATCACCTCAGAGTTTACGCCTATCATcaattag
- the LOC123721596 gene encoding uncharacterized protein LOC123721596 isoform X3 — MRVAALLALLVFALADDLSPVDNVRSDFYDLEVSLWKNVSNPSWLTTGQGGDVELAKFFVTMDEYIEAVPEPPASPVGTWLWSKAKEKLRIIDGLYKNFVEFIRRQALPGSVPAPVREWLDLAESVLMDPKVSVAQAVRKLHDLTEHGDMFRAVLQEDHPDLCDLQLSPHQLIYDMYNTISLTEIKGYAMMQFSWMLLRIYGKGNFTQEASLTRQRYGERSARTATAAKAALAMARRDVYRCDPPVHKEGETYAEVTRLLQGYIENEVDLNTEGTCRDNCAYYTLAERHGCFKDQFCSKQQTCNGRIINCQYIDSDMNVCQASGGNNKRRYEWIEYENGRRFGQPYSCSRLPDKVDSWWRWLFWHCSYCMCLCDEADSKSDRYFSLWDSTSDVKNNKVVTGVRLVKHGRVFHLQISEGTLGERGAVRAGSWVPIQKFDPNDQSVREGIDYHTLTYERRAIDLDELDSPVGHVLTGVRFRMIGAHLHFEIRSTPFNYTTGRLFPEKSVWISNDNTEGAEKPRSQLTLHRPDIPTRSPMPLSVDSKHDQFIEFTNTDFEADAAQSTVPFIDIQPVQPLKGGGLSSGAGLIHRGAPGSGGFIAVKLFTYDYSRHVKSEVPPSAYEEITSEFTPIIN; from the exons ATGAGAGTAGCGGCGCTTTTAGCGCTGCTGGTGTTCGCGCTTGCGGACGACCTGTCGCCGGTCGACAATGTGCGCAGCGATTTCTACGATCTCGAGGTTTCATTATGGAAGAACGTTTCGAATCCGTCGTGGCTTACGACGGGCCAGGGAGGGGACGTCGAATTAGCGAAGTTTTTCGTGACAATGGATGAGTACATAGAAGCGGTGCCGGAGCCGCCGGCGTCACCTGTTGGGACGTGGCTGTGGTCTAAGGCGAAGGAAAAGCTGCGGATCATTGACGGTCTGTACAAGAACTTCGTCGAATTCATCCGGCGGCAGGCGCTGCCGGGGTCGGTGCCGGCGCCGGTGCGCGAGTGGCTGGACCTGGCCGAAAGCGTGCTCATGGATCCCAAGGTGTCAGTGGCGCAAGCGGTGCGCAAGCTGCACGACCTCACAGAGCACGGAGACATGTTCCGCGCGGTGCTACAG GAGGACCATCCAGATCTATGCGATCTCCAGTTGTCACCGCACCAGCTGATATACGACATGTACAATACGATATCACTCACAGAGATCAAAGGATACGCCATGATGCAGTTCTCTTGGATGCTACTGAGGATCTACGGAAAAG GCAACTTCACACAAGAAGCGAGCCTAACTAGACAGAGGTACGGCGAGCGGTCAGCTCGTACCGCGACCGCCGCGAAAGCAGCCCTGGCCATGGCAAGACGAGACGTGTATCGCTGCGACCCGCCCGTCCATAAAGAAG GTGAAACATACGCCGAGGTGACTCGCCTACTTCAAGGTTACATAGAGAACGAGGTGGATTTGAACACGGAGGGCACATGCCGCGACAACTGCGCGTATTACACGCTGGCTGAGCGACACGGTTGCTTCAAGGATCAGTTCTGTTCCAAACAGCAGACGTGTAACGGAAGGATCATCAACTGTCAATACATCGACTCCGACATGAACGTCTGTCAGGCTAGc GGAGGAAATAACAAACGTCGATATGAGTGGATAGAATATGAGAACGGCAGGAGATTTGGCCAGCCGTATAGCTGCTCGCGTCTGCCTGATAAG GTAGACTCATGGTGGCGCTGGCTGTTCTGGCACTGCTCTTACTGCATGTGCCTCTGCGACGAGGCCGACTCCAAATCCGACCGATACTTCAGCTTGTGGGACTCCACTTCCGACGTTAAGAACAACAA GGTTGTGACGGGGGTACGTCTGGTGAAGCACGGGCGTGTGTTCCACCTTCAGATAAGCGAGGGTACGCTGGGCGAGCGCGGCGCGGTGAGGGCCGGCAGCTGGGTACCGATACAGAAGTTCGATCCTAACGACCAGAGCGTCAGAGAAGGTATAGATTACCACACGCTCACGTACGAGAGAAGAGCTATCGATCTGGATGAATTAGACTCGCCTGTGGGACACGTTCTTACCGGTGTCAG gttcCGTATGATCGGTGCGCATTTGCACTTCGAGATACGATCGACGCCGTTCAACTACACCACCGGTCGCCTCTTCCCCGAGAAGAGTGTGTGGATAAGTAATGACAATACTGAAGGAGCGGAGAAGCCGAG ATCGCAGTTAACACTACATCGACCTGACATACCGACGCGAAGTCCTATGCCTTTGTCAGTGGACTCTAAACATGACCAGTTCATCGAGTTCACCAACACAGACTTCGAGGCGGACGCCGCGCAGAGCACAGTGCCCTTCATTGATATACAACCCGTACAACCATTGAAAG GTGGTGGTTTATCTAGTGGCGCGGGTCTGATACACCGCGGTGCGCCTGGCTCTGGAGGTTTCATTGCAGTCAAACTGTTTACGTACGACTATTCAAGACATGTAAAATCCGAGGTCCCGCCCAGCGCTTACGAAGAAATCACCTCAGAGTTTACGCCTATCATcaattag